The following coding sequences lie in one Sorex araneus isolate mSorAra2 chromosome 4, mSorAra2.pri, whole genome shotgun sequence genomic window:
- the GLYATL3 gene encoding glycine N-acyltransferase-like protein 3, producing MLVLNCSTKLLTLEKMLKSLFPESLKVYGAVMNINRGNPFQKEVVLDSWPDFKAVITRRQKEAETDDLDHYTNAYAVFYKDVQAYQQLLEEHDVINWDQVFQIQGLQSELCDVSKAVAKKKQLDVKQISFKAIHFSPVSSPPDTSLLMTSPPRLTYLSVADADLLNRTWSRGGNEQCLRYLANLITCFPSVCVRDEKGNPVSWSLTDQFATMCHGYTLPEHRRKGYSRLVALTLAKKLQSRGFPSQGNVLDDNVASISLLKSLNAEILPCRFHRLILTPANFSG from the exons GTTTATGGAGCAGTGATGAACATAAATCGAGGGAACCCATTTCAAAAGGAAGTAGTATTGGATTCATGGCCGGACTTTAAAGCTGTCATTACCCGTCGTCAGAAAGAG GCTGAGACAGATGACCTGGACCATTATACAAACGCTTATGCAGTATTCTACAAGGATGTCCAGGCTTACCAACAGCTATTAGAAGAACATGATGTTATCAACTGGGACCAAGTTTTTCAAATACAAG GGCTGCAAAGTGAATTGTGCGATGTTTCCAAAGCTGTTGCCAAGAAAAAACAGTTGGATGTAAAGCAAATTTCCTTCAAGGCCATTCATTTTTCTCCTGTTTCATCTCCTCCAGACACTAGTTTGCT AATGACATCTCCCCCACGACTAACCTACCTGAGCGTGGCCGACGCGGATCTGCTCAACCGTACTTGGTCTCGGGGCGGCAATGAGCAGTGCCTTCGCTACCTGGCCAACCTCATCACCTGCTTTCCCAGTGTGTGTGTCCGGGATGAAAAGGGAAACCCCGTCTCTTGGTCCCTAACGGACCAGTTTGCCACCATGTGCCATGGCTACACCCTGCCAGAGCATCGCAGGAAAGGATATAGCCGTCTAGTGGCTCTCACCCTCGCCAAGAAGCTGCAGAGCCGGGGATTCCCATCTCAGGGCAATGTCCTAGATGACAATGTGGCATCCATTAGCCTCCTAAAGAGTCTGAACGCTGAAATCTTGCCTTGTCGTTTCCACAGGCTCATTCTCACCCCGGCAAATTTCTCTGGCTAG
- the C4H6orf141 gene encoding uncharacterized protein C6orf141 homolog, with the protein MNDIPRLSGGRGRAGVGARGEPPAVGAPWSAVAAPSAARGGAHEPGEAGESWVREKVLFLLHPERCLGTLQDPGGEGPARGSDGDGGGLSAPLGSRVRTPDSRDADPAARAPLPDPAAQTTSVLVRVVDYQVTQEVLRSAWTQGQMTRLTEERSVTAVTFPHPQGVRPGVWGPGTPAGGTPPPPPPAPVARTVALPAPAGRIV; encoded by the coding sequence ATGAACGATATTCCCCGCCTGTCGGGCGGCCGGGGGCGCGCCGGGGTCGGGGCGCGCGGGGAACCCCCGGCCGTGGGCGCGCCGTGGTCCGCCGTGGCGGCGCCGAGTGCAGCCCGGGGCGGCGCCCACGAGCCCGGAGAGGCCGGTGAGTCCTGGGTGAGAGAGAAGGTGCTTTTCCTGCTGCATCCAGAGAGATGCTTGGGGACTCTCCAGGACCCTGGCGGGGAAGGGCCGGCCCGCGGCTCAGACGGGGACGGCGGcggcctctctgcacccctcggTTCCCGAGTGCGCACTCCGGACAGCCGCGATGCAgaccccgccgcccgcgccccgctcccGGACCCCGCCGCCCAGACCACGTCGGTGCTCGTACGGGTCGTGGATTATCAGGTGACGCAGGAAGTGCTGCGCAGCGCGTGGACCCAGGGCCAGATGACCAGGCTCACCGAGGAGCGTTCGGTGACCGCCGTCACATTTCCGCACCCGCAGGGAGTGAGGCCGGGCGTGTGGGGTCCTGGCACCCCCGCAggagggacccccccacccccacccccggctcccgTGGCTCGGACAGTGGCACTCCCCGCGCCCGCAGGGAGGATCGTTTAA